From Psychrobacillus sp. FSL K6-2836, a single genomic window includes:
- the sdaAA gene encoding L-serine ammonia-lyase, iron-sulfur-dependent, subunit alpha yields the protein MEVLFRNVRELVERATQENKLISEIMIEQEIMITDRSREEIMAQMDRNLTVMEEAVEKGLRGVHSTSGLTGGDAVLLQNYLKKGNTLTGELMLDAVSKAVATNEVNAAMGTICATPTAGSAGVVPGTLFAVKNKLNPTREQMIRYLFTSGAFGFVVANNASISGAAGGCQAEVGSASGMAAAAIVEMAGGSPAQCAEAFAITLKNMLGLVCDPVAGLVEVPCVKRNAMGASNSLVAADMALAGVTSRIPCDEVIDAMYKIGQTMPASLRETGQGGLAATPTGKWLEAKIFGGAVVGSGN from the coding sequence ATGGAAGTTCTATTTCGTAATGTTCGTGAATTAGTGGAGCGAGCAACCCAGGAAAATAAACTTATCTCTGAAATAATGATAGAACAAGAAATAATGATTACAGATCGTTCCAGAGAAGAAATAATGGCTCAAATGGATCGCAATTTGACGGTCATGGAAGAGGCTGTAGAAAAAGGATTACGAGGCGTTCATTCTACTTCAGGATTAACTGGTGGAGACGCCGTTCTTTTACAAAACTATCTTAAAAAAGGGAATACGTTAACTGGAGAGCTTATGTTAGATGCAGTAAGTAAGGCAGTTGCAACGAACGAAGTGAATGCTGCCATGGGCACAATATGTGCAACTCCGACAGCGGGTTCGGCAGGAGTAGTTCCTGGTACTTTATTTGCAGTGAAAAACAAATTGAATCCTACAAGAGAACAGATGATACGCTATTTGTTTACATCTGGGGCTTTTGGATTTGTGGTGGCAAATAATGCTTCTATTTCAGGAGCAGCGGGTGGTTGTCAGGCAGAAGTTGGATCTGCCTCTGGAATGGCTGCTGCAGCAATCGTTGAAATGGCTGGAGGATCTCCTGCTCAATGTGCTGAAGCTTTTGCGATAACCTTAAAAAACATGCTTGGCTTAGTTTGTGACCCTGTAGCTGGGCTAGTAGAAGTGCCTTGCGTGAAAAGAAATGCGATGGGCGCTTCCAATTCTTTAGTGGCAGCAGATATGGCACTTGCGGGAGTGACGAGTCGAATTCCTTGTGATGAAGTAATTGATGCTATGTATAAAATTGGGCAAACGATGCCAGCTTCCCTAAGAGAAACAGGTCAAGGTGGTCTTGCAGCAACTCCTACTGGCAAGTGGTTAGAAGCTAAAATTTTTGGTGGAGCAGTAGTAGGAAGTGGAAACTAG
- the sdaAB gene encoding L-serine ammonia-lyase, iron-sulfur-dependent subunit beta — protein sequence MKFKSVFDIIGPVMIGPSSSHTAGAARIGRVARDLFGKQPTWAKIHLYGSFAETYKGHGTDIAIIGGLLDYDTFDERIKTAFKDAEQAGLTYEFIPETAHTEHPNTARIIIGDESSEMSMVGISIGGGKTEITELNGFPLRLSGDMAAILVVHEDRSGCIASVSNCLAKYDINIGHMEVSRREKGNMALMVIEVDQNVNAQILKEIGELPNITQVTRIAD from the coding sequence GTGAAATTTAAATCTGTTTTTGATATTATCGGACCAGTCATGATTGGTCCATCCTCCTCTCATACTGCTGGAGCGGCTCGTATTGGAAGAGTGGCTAGAGACTTATTTGGAAAACAGCCTACTTGGGCTAAAATACATTTATATGGATCTTTTGCAGAAACATATAAAGGACATGGAACAGACATAGCAATTATTGGCGGATTGCTAGATTACGATACATTTGATGAACGTATAAAGACGGCGTTTAAGGATGCAGAACAAGCAGGGTTAACATATGAATTTATTCCAGAAACTGCACATACTGAGCATCCTAATACCGCTCGCATCATCATTGGTGATGAAAGCTCAGAAATGTCTATGGTCGGAATTTCAATTGGTGGAGGAAAGACAGAAATTACGGAGTTAAATGGTTTTCCACTACGTCTTTCTGGAGATATGGCTGCTATTTTAGTAGTTCATGAGGATCGTTCGGGTTGCATTGCAAGTGTGTCAAACTGTTTAGCAAAATACGATATTAATATTGGGCATATGGAAGTTTCGCGTCGAGAAAAAGGAAATATGGCATTAATGGTTATTGAAGTCGATCAAAATGTGAATGCACAAATATTAAAAGAAATTGGCGAATTACCTAATATTACGCAAGTAACAAGAATCGCCGATTAA
- a CDS encoding DAK2 domain-containing protein, with the protein MKSINGIQFADMVQMGAHHLFQNADYVDALNVFPVPDGDTGTNMNLSMTSGAKETAAHTNEHIGKTAQALSKGLLMGARGNSGVILSQLFRGFGKSIEQMDVLNAKQFADALNYGVETAYKAVMKPVEGTILTVAKDSARKAVEVSEDVEDIRELMQAIVEEAKKSLDRTPDLLPVLKEVGVVDSGGQGLVFVYEGFLASLKGEALPSKTVGSSMDDLVSAEHHKNVQGFMDTADIEFGFCTEFMVRFEDGKKAFDETAFRNDLSEYGDSLLVISDDEIAKIHIHSETPGEVLTYGQQYGDLIKIKIENMRQQHTEIVGEGYSTEATKKKAEVHPYAIVTVAMGTGVSELLKSLGASAVIEGGQTMNPSTEDIVKAVEAVGAERVLILPNNKNIVMAAEQAAEILGIEAAVVPTKTIPQGMAAILAFNPQATVEENKNNMSEAYAHVKTGQVTFAVRDTSIDGVEIKKDDFMALAEGKIVLSNPSLKEVTTSLIQTLMDEEAEIVTVIYGEDVSEEEANEFAAFIEAQYEDVEVEVYNGKQPLYPYILSVE; encoded by the coding sequence ATGAAATCAATCAATGGTATCCAATTTGCAGACATGGTTCAGATGGGAGCACATCACCTTTTCCAGAATGCGGATTATGTAGATGCATTAAATGTATTTCCTGTTCCAGATGGTGACACAGGTACTAATATGAATCTATCCATGACCTCAGGTGCAAAAGAAACAGCTGCGCATACAAATGAACATATTGGGAAAACAGCGCAAGCACTCTCAAAAGGTTTACTTATGGGGGCTCGTGGAAATTCAGGCGTTATTTTATCACAATTGTTCCGTGGTTTCGGTAAATCGATTGAACAAATGGATGTGTTAAATGCAAAACAATTTGCAGACGCACTTAATTACGGTGTTGAAACTGCATACAAAGCAGTGATGAAGCCAGTAGAAGGAACTATCTTAACAGTCGCGAAGGATTCTGCAAGAAAAGCTGTAGAGGTTAGCGAAGATGTGGAAGATATTCGTGAACTGATGCAAGCAATAGTAGAAGAAGCAAAAAAATCTTTGGACAGAACACCAGATCTTCTGCCAGTTTTAAAAGAGGTTGGAGTAGTTGATAGTGGTGGGCAAGGATTAGTATTTGTATACGAAGGATTTTTAGCAAGTCTAAAAGGGGAAGCGTTACCAAGTAAGACGGTAGGTTCTTCAATGGATGACCTTGTAAGTGCGGAGCACCATAAGAATGTTCAAGGTTTTATGGATACTGCAGATATTGAATTCGGCTTTTGTACAGAATTTATGGTTCGTTTCGAGGATGGTAAAAAAGCATTTGATGAAACGGCTTTCCGGAATGACTTAAGCGAGTATGGTGATTCTTTGCTAGTGATTTCTGACGATGAAATTGCGAAAATTCATATTCATTCAGAAACACCTGGTGAGGTTTTAACATACGGTCAACAATATGGTGACCTCATCAAGATTAAAATTGAAAATATGCGTCAACAACATACTGAAATCGTTGGAGAAGGATATTCAACTGAAGCAACAAAGAAAAAAGCAGAAGTTCATCCATATGCAATTGTTACTGTAGCTATGGGTACTGGTGTTTCGGAACTATTAAAAAGCTTAGGCGCATCAGCAGTTATCGAAGGTGGACAAACGATGAATCCATCCACAGAGGATATCGTGAAAGCTGTTGAAGCTGTTGGAGCAGAGCGTGTCTTGATCTTACCAAACAACAAAAATATTGTAATGGCTGCAGAGCAAGCTGCGGAAATACTAGGGATTGAAGCTGCTGTAGTTCCTACTAAAACTATCCCGCAAGGTATGGCTGCAATATTAGCCTTTAACCCACAAGCAACTGTGGAAGAAAATAAAAACAATATGAGCGAAGCGTATGCACATGTCAAAACTGGACAAGTAACATTTGCTGTTCGTGATACATCAATAGATGGAGTCGAAATTAAAAAAGATGATTTCATGGCGCTTGCAGAAGGTAAAATTGTTCTTTCAAATCCTTCTTTAAAAGAAGTAACTACTAGCCTAATCCAAACATTAATGGATGAAGAAGCTGAAATAGTTACTGTCATTTACGGAGAAGACGTAAGTGAAGAGGAAGCAAATGAATTCGCTGCTTTTATCGAAGCTCAATATGAAGATGTAGAAGTAGAAGTGTATAATGGCAAACAGCCGTTGTACCCATATATTTTATCTGTAGAATAA
- a CDS encoding Asp23/Gls24 family envelope stress response protein: protein MSIELKNEFGLIDISQDTVAQIAGGAAIECYGIVGMASKHQIRDGLTDILRKENFTKGVLVRQEKENLHIDMYIIVSYGTKISEIAYQVQSKVKYTLNKSLGMSVKSVNVYVQGVRVANV, encoded by the coding sequence ATGTCAATTGAATTGAAAAATGAATTCGGACTAATTGATATATCACAAGATACAGTTGCTCAAATTGCCGGTGGAGCCGCAATTGAATGCTATGGGATAGTTGGTATGGCATCAAAGCATCAAATTCGAGATGGATTAACAGACATATTAAGAAAAGAAAATTTCACTAAAGGTGTTTTAGTGAGACAAGAAAAAGAAAATCTACATATTGACATGTATATAATTGTTAGCTACGGTACGAAAATTTCAGAAATAGCCTATCAAGTACAGTCAAAAGTAAAATACACACTAAACAAATCTCTTGGTATGTCAGTGAAATCCGTTAATGTGTATGTTCAAGGAGTTCGCGTGGCAAACGTGTGA